AAGAATGAAAATAGGACATGAAAAATGCACATGAATAGAGTATAACCTATGTTGTAAGACTGACAGCAAATCTTGAACCTGGCAAAGTAGGCATTTTCATGAACTAGGATTAAGTTCACATTGTATGGAATAAAACTCAGAATAACAGTGGCATGAACACAATAGCGTATTTTCTCTCacacaaaagaattttaaagtaggTATTTTAGAGTTAGTATGGTAACTCCATAGTCATTAGGGCCCAagatctttctgtctttcttttccacCATCTTAGTGAATAGCTGCCATCCTCAATGTCATCCATGGCCCAAGCTGGCTGCTGGACTTCCAGTCATTATAGTCcaggagacaagaaagaaaagtaaaagaggatttctcctttctcttcaaagAGATATCCCAAAAGGTATCACACAAGATATATGCTTACACCTTATTTGCAAAAATTGTAATGGGTAGTCACACTCAGTTACAAGGGAAACTGAGAAATGTCTTTTAGTTAAGTGTGTCTCCATACTAAAAAAAATTGGAGTCATGTTATTAAGCAATGCATCAAAGATCTAACATCACAACAATTTTGTGTAACAATCACAAAACCTCCATAGCAACAATTGCTTAAATGTCTGGGATCATCTGAGGGTCAGGTAGGCGGCTCTTTTGACCTTGATTGAGCATCTCCCTTGTCTAAGAGATGATTAACTGTTGGATTATCTAGGCTGGCCTCAACAGTAAGGTGGAGAATGGGACTAGGATGACCCAGCTCTGCTCTACATGTTTCTCATCCCCCAGCGGACTAGCCCAGGCATGTTCTCACGTACAATTAACAGAAACACACAGGACTTCTTGAGATGTTAGCTCAAAACTAGTACACTGCCACTTTTGTCTCATTTGATTGGCTAAAGCAAATTACATGAGTTAGAGAAACATgcaatttctttatgttttcaacTAAAAAAACCACTGACAAATtacatggacagagggaggaggaagatcTGGAGTCACGAATATAATCTTCTACcacaaagaaaagggaagatgAGCATTGGATCAGGCAATTAGCAGTCAGTGCCACAGTGTTTTTGAGTCTGTGACAAAACTATGGTACTAGattttttcaattctatgctcTGTTTTAAACATGAgggaatatttataataaaaaagaaaaaagagctaatataagttatatatgaaattatttactAGTTTATTTCTTGGTTCATGTTGAGTTACTGATGAATTAAGTATTAATCTTAGCATTTGTCCTATCCTTTACTGTAGGCATGGACTAGCTATCTGTACCCAAACCCTGACTCTATTTCTGCTGAGGCAGTTACACTACATTCTCCAAATTCCATAGAATTTAGTGTGGCTGTGTGacaaatactagccaatagaacaTGAGCAGATATTATTACTACTCCAGGCCTGGCTCATAAAAACCTCCTACATAAAAATCCcccattctccctttctctttcacacTCACCAGCTGAAAGGAGAATACTCTGAGAAGGGCAGAGATATAGGATAAAGTGCTCACTTACAGCAGAACCACTCCTGTTCCCTGCTCTAGATCAAAATCCTTCCCTGGGATATGGAGTGAGGAAGAATTAAATTTTTGTGATTATGAATACACTGAGATTGGGAGGTTGTTTGTTTTAACAATTAGACTATCCTACTTATATATTATCTTCCAGATAGTAGTATgcattcattttttcccttggAGCCTTGCTAAAAAAACAATAGCTTGAATCACGTGCCAACTTATACaagaaatttttcctttaaataaaaggACACTTTTTACTATAGGGTAACCATATCAATCAATCAAGATAGGGTTCCAGTTTACTGTGGCCCTAGAAAATATTGGGGTTTCACCAAGAAATCTTACCATTAATCCATTCCAGTGTGGACTACTTGAGACGGCTGAGCTCTAAAAGATGAGGTGACATTCAGCACTGTCTCCCATAACTCTAAGAGTCCTTATTTGGGGTTAACttataatttcttcaaaaataaaggtaCTATTGAAAATGACTCCTCATCATTTATTCAATGATTGGGCCAAACATGCAGTACGACAACCAGACTAATTGCTAGTAAGAAAAGGATGGGAGGTTCCAAAGAACTCAAGGGGTGTAGAAAACCTGCGGAGCTTTGTAATTTGCCATTTGCTGAACCATCTTCCTCTTTAGGCTGAGAAGCAGGGCTATCTCCTGTTTGCAAATAAGAATTCAGTAAGACAAAGAGGAAAGTAGATGAGTCATCCCAGACATTTACAAAGGCAGGCAGCAAGCTTTGGCATGTGCATAAATATACGTATGCTAAGAGTTTGAAACAGGATTTGCCAACTATCACATTGATTCACATAAACACAAAGGTACTAAATAGAATTGGAGCAGTTGAGTTAGATGTTGAACCCAAAGGTTGATCTTAACCAGCTGCTTTTTCATGGTGTTCCATCAAATCTAAATTGACTTCcagatttttcagttttcatgctctatgaaaaaacacaaaatatataattaagcACAATGAATATAATCCTTCACAGGCATAGAAACTAGGGAGTAAACATTTAAGAAGCTTCAGTTGAACTTCATTTCGCCCACTGAATTCTCGAAGGATGGCCCAGGACAGATTATCTTTCAGGAAAGCACTGTAATGAAACAGGAACTTTTGCCCCAATGCTGCAGGCATCACTTCCTGGACTCTCCAGGTGTTAACAAAGTTCATACATCAAAGAAAGAGGTAGGGGAACAAAAGATGTGCCAAAAAATGCATCCAGCTCTTCCCAGAATATTATAAACTTAAAGCTTTACaatgatgttttctttctaatgagtctatatttttttagattttatttcctacCTGCAATGATTTATTCTCTGGAAATAGGTGAATCCCACGATGACCAGGATAATAACCAAGAATAAAGAGAATTTCACATAGAGAATGACCAGTAAGGCTGATGCTGGAAATTCCAGAGTTATGGCACCTTTAAATACAGGCAACACAGGCACAGGTAAAGACCATTTCAAGGATTCTTGTGATGAACAAAGTAGGGTCAATTGTCtaaaagagacttttaaaatagtcttaaaaGTTCACAGACTATCATAATCAAAACACCTTCTAAACTACAATTCAAATGTTAAGATATTCTTTCATGACAGAGTTTAGGAGCTGTGTGTTTATACATGGtagattttcaatattttctaaatgaataaatacacagtAAACATTGCTAATACTTTccaattatataagaaaaaaaggaaatatgttttCTGACTTCCTAAGTAAATGGAAGATTTTTAGGgtattatcattaatattttgaGCACTatctgatattttccacacagTAATTTTGTCACTGAGTTGTTGTCATCGGTTTAGTAgggtattttatgttttcttactttcatttattaatctgtaaaatggccCCAAGAAttgttgaaaagataaaatgagactAATTTGAACTATCATTCTGAAGTTTTTTTCTGCTATGAAAATGGCAACCAAAAGTAAACTTTAAGTACTATTCTGAGTCTTTGCTCCAAAAGTCATGTCATCTTGTTAAATAACCTATTCACATACTAAACTAGAAGTAGGCCAATCTCCTTCCTATGCACTATCAGGGAAGAAGACATAGTCTCAGCCCTCAAAAAGGCTCACAGTCTGATTGGAAAAGCCAGATCCATACAAATGAAAAGATCACTTACAAGAGAGCAAAGAGTACTAAGTGAGCATTATGGAATGTAATCatctaaagaataagaaaactgaatcAACTCCAACTGGGAGGTCAGAGTGAAGTGAAATTTGAATGGAACCTTGCCAATAACAGTATTAAATAGGttaagagaaggaagaagttTTCAAGGGAAAGAAACAATTTGAGCAAAGATTTGAAGAATTCATTAACAAATCAAATGTGATAGAGCAGAGTACAGATGTAGATGAAGTCTATGATGATCTGAATTCTGTAACTATTTGTATGTTTTAGGCACTGTGCCAGACTGTGGatatagaaatgaagaatatggTTCTTACTCTCAAGAAGTTTACCATGTACTGGAGTCAGAGAAGTGGACAGTCAATTACAGGACTATGAAGTACTCAGATATATGCGTGAGGCATTACATGAGCACAGAGTAGGAAATttcatgggaaaagaaaattatcccaGAAACCATTTCAAACTAAGCCTCAAAACTTCAGaggaagagcacctgggtggttttgttggttgagcattggactcttgatttcaacttaggtcatgaactctgggtcatgaaattgagccccatatggggctccatgctcaaggtgggtctgagattctctccttctgccccttcctccatactctgctctctctctcaactaaataaataaatctttttttaaaactttaataggaattgagaaaatggaatgaaagaaCAGAGTATGAGGAAAGAAGTGCATGTGGAGAGGTGAAAATGGCATGTATAATGTGCAATTACATGTACAGAAGTATGAGAAAGGATAACACTTTTGAGGAGCCCAAAGAAGCCCACAGTCCAGGCTGAAGATTAGCAAGACATGAGGCTATGGAGAATGACATATCATAGGAGCTTAGATTTCTAAGAGACCAAGAGAAACCACTGGGGGCATTTAAGGAGGAGAGGGGCATATTCTTCTCGTTTTAGAAAAGTCACTCTGGCAACAGTGTAGGCAATAAATTGGAGTGAGGTAAGCTAGGTGCCAGACCTGTTACAAGGAAATTGGAATAATTCTGGGGAGAGATGATCATGTGTTCAActaaagcaaaggaaaggaaaaggtctagatttaagaaaagaatttaagacaaaaatcaaCAGAACATAGTGACTGATTTTGAATATGGGAAATAAGAAAGTTTAACATTGTAGgatatctttaattttctggctTGAGtcatttattaagataaaatataagtATGGAGCTTATGAAGGAGTAGAGAAGAGGAATTCCTTTTCAGGAATATGCAAGTTGAGGTGCCCTTGATGTATCCACATGAAGTCACTCAATTGGAAATTGGTTTTGATCATGGTATAGCCAAGGAGAGAAATATGAGCTAAAAATAGGTTTGAGAGTCAATAATTAGGCAGTGGTTGGAGCCAAATATACGGATGAAGTCCTTCAATGAATAGGAGTAAAGGTGAAAAGACAATAGAGTCAATGATCAAACTCAGAGAAATGCCTTCCTTCATGGAATGAGTAGATGAAAAACAATCTAAGATGACTAAGAAGCTGACTGAAGGTTAAGTAGAGAACCAAGTGATTATGGGAGGAAAATAGgtaagaagagaggaaagaccATATCACATATCACAAAGAAGTTAATTAATaactaagaattaaaaatttatattttgtttggcaTCTGAGAGATCTTTAGCTTTTTGTTAGAATATTTCCTGTGCACAAAGATGCAAAGGAGTTAAGGAGTAGATGTGAGGTAACACAGAAGAGACAATGAGCATAGATTCTTCTTGTAAAAAATCTTGGATATGAATAAAAGGCAAGAGCCAAGAGTTTGTGGAAGTCCCAGAAACTATTAAAACATgagaggagggacgcctgggtggctcagtggttgagcatctgcctttgacacagAGCGTGATGCCAGTCCCGGGATGGACTcctacttcgggctccctgcgaggagcctgcctctccctctgtctgtgtctctgcctctctctgtgtgtctctcatgaataaataaataaaatattttttaaagtaaaaaaataaaaataaaacatgggaggaaaaaaaaataaaacagggagaaaaagagTCATGCCCATATAATCAGCCTTAGGAAATGGATCTGTGGAACAAAAAAGAGTGAACAAAAGAGAGCACAGAAAACTACTGAAGCAAAGCTTCTCAGGACATGGGAAGGGAGAAATGAGTATAGAGTACAGGTTGAATGTTTTATCTATGGAAAGCAAAGTCAGGTGGGACTGCAGATAAATGCATATGTCTAGAGGcaagaagtataaaatattaacCTAGAGCTGGTAGGAGATTggtaatagaaaataaagaatagaaatgaatgtATTAGTACATGGGACAACATGGGTGATGCTTGAAAACATTATCCCaagtaaaagaagtcagtaaCAAAAGGCACATattatatggttccatttatgtgaaatgtccaaaataggaaAACCTATAGATACAGAAAGTAGGTTAGTGGTTACCTAAAGCTGGAGGATTTTTGGAATTAGAAAGTGATAGCTAAAggatagagggttttttttttttttttttttggagtgacgtatatgttctaaaattgattgtggtgatggttgcataactctGAATGTGCCAAAGACCTGTATGATACACTTTAAATGCGTGAATTGCACGCTACATAAATTAGATCTCAATAAAGATGTTGCAAAAAACTTAATAGGAGAGATGCTATAAGGAATAATTAATAggctgattattttaaataacataagaATGAGTCTAATAGCTAATCTGTATTAATATAATCacataatagctaacatttattgaatataaaagCTAATACTGTTCACATGTTAAATACAGTAGCTAAAATTTGTTGAGTACCACCTATGTGATAGGCaccatgtaaaataaatatattactctTTATTtaggattgatttatttatttgagagagagagaacaggggggaggaacaaagggaaacataaattcaagcagactctctgaatGTAGAACCCAGCCCGGGCTCGATCtaatgacccatgagatcacgagccaaaacccagagtggtatgcttaaccaactgtgccaacTAGGCTCCTCAAATATATTATTCCTTTTAGATATCGTAATAACTCTATAACATGGTTCTGTCATCCATTCTATCAAATGAAGAAACCATGAGACTAGCCattgtagtgatcattttgccacatacataaatatcaaatcattatgtatacccaaaattatttattatatgtcaattatatctcaattttttaaaagatcttatttatttattcatgagagacacagagagagaggcagagacacaggcagagggagaagcaggctccatgcagggagcctgatatgggactcaatcccaggaccccaggagtaTACCCCGGGCCAacgcaggcacttaaccgctgagccacgcaggtgttccatatctcaattttttaaaaggccatgagacagagaaattaaatactcTCCCAAGTCATACAGCTGGTAAACAAGAAGCCATATTATGCCGAATGCTTTGCTCGTAACCATCGGGTTATACTTCTTGGAATGATATGAAGACATGGaccttgtcttttcatctttacaTAACAGCATCAAAAACACATACATTCGACAAGTATTTGGCAAATGAATTGATGTATATGTTTCAGatgacagagagaagaaaggaaaacttgtCTGCTAGTAATAAAAGTGGTGACTATTTAAGAACTATGAAAATCAGGAAAGGAATAATATCGTTCCTGTCTATCTACTGAATCAGtattattaaagtatataaaaGTATTGCTACTTTATGCAAATACTAATCTCAAAGTAAAAGTCAATAGATACTAAGTTAAATTTTTATGGCTTCTAGAATAAAAGATATTTAGAGTGTACCACTAAGAAGTTGTTAAATTTACTCCTTCATTTTGTTACAGGAATAGGAATTATTTCCCTAACATAGTAAAGCATTACCTAGTTAAGTTTAGATAACATCTTCAAATTAGGAGCAAAAGGttccttgctttgtttttggAATAGAAAGTGGAAAAATTGGTGATGTGGTTTTCTCCTCCCAAGCATTAAGttcattaccttaaaaaaaaaaaaaaaaaaaaaaaaaaacacaggtaaTTACCTTGATTCAACTCTATGGACAGACTCTTGTTGCCAGTCACATGGGAGACAAAGCAGGACACCTCAGACACCTGGCGGTCCTCCCAGTGGCATGTACTCTGCACGGTCACTGTGTCATTGCCCAGTCGTTCTTCCACAGTGTGACAATCTCCCATTGGGGTCCAGGAGATCTGTGCAGCTGGCTTCCCTGCAACTGCCCAGCACACGGTAGTTCCATTCTCGCCTAGAGACAGGGTCACCTTAGGGGGCACTGCAGAGATGCAGGGGGAAATGTTTCAGGCTCAACACATGCGATATGGACTAGAGAGAgacctttggttcagtctcagaTCTGGTTCTCTGGCATACCACAGTACGCGAGGCTCCTTACCTAACACTTGGAGGTGATGCCCATGACAGAAATTCCCATCAGGTGTGACCACTTCACACTTGTAATATCCTTCATGAGTGATGGCCACGGGATTAATCCGAAGGGCAAAGTTCTGATCAggtctggagtcccaggatattCTCTCGTCTGTACAAGTTTTTTCCCTGGTCTTGTTGCTATCTGTCCTGTAGGCTCTGATGCAGGAAGTGTTGTCTCTGAAGATTACTGACCATGTTACTACCAGAACATTCGAGGTGGCATTAGGGCAATGAAGCACAGCCCTTGTATCCACAAATACAGACAGAGAAGTGTTggctggacacacacacaaagagaaggagaaaacagaagcgTGGTGAACAACTTCATGTGTTACACTCTCTACAACAAATCATATAAAGTGTACTACAACATGACTTTGCTGGTGATCTTATTTCAAGAATATTAATTAggcttacataaaaattaaacatgcacAAAATGCATAACACATTAAA
The genomic region above belongs to Canis lupus dingo isolate Sandy chromosome 33, ASM325472v2, whole genome shotgun sequence and contains:
- the LOC112641580 gene encoding cell surface glycoprotein CD200 receptor 2-like isoform X1, producing the protein MHTPGRTSTLSVLISINIMVSASTNTLPVERKQKSITPPVEASTNMLLVERKQKSITPPMEANTSLSVFVDTRAVLHCPNATSNVLVVTWSVIFRDNTSCIRAYRTDSNKTREKTCTDERISWDSRPDQNFALRINPVAITHEGYYKCEVVTPDGNFCHGHHLQVLVPPKVTLSLGENGTTVCWAVAGKPAAQISWTPMGDCHTVEERLGNDTVTVQSTCHWEDRQVSEVSCFVSHVTGNKSLSIELNQGAITLEFPASALLVILYVKFSLFLVIILVIVGFTYFQRINHCRA
- the LOC112641580 gene encoding cell surface glycoprotein CD200 receptor 2-like isoform X2, yielding MHTPGRTSTLSVLISINIMVSASTNTLPVERKQKSITPPVEANTSLSVFVDTRAVLHCPNATSNVLVVTWSVIFRDNTSCIRAYRTDSNKTREKTCTDERISWDSRPDQNFALRINPVAITHEGYYKCEVVTPDGNFCHGHHLQVLVPPKVTLSLGENGTTVCWAVAGKPAAQISWTPMGDCHTVEERLGNDTVTVQSTCHWEDRQVSEVSCFVSHVTGNKSLSIELNQGAITLEFPASALLVILYVKFSLFLVIILVIVGFTYFQRINHCRA